One part of the Chryseobacterium mulctrae genome encodes these proteins:
- a CDS encoding sulfate adenylyltransferase subunit 1: protein MDILRFITAGSVDDGKSTLIGRLLYDSKNILIDQLEALEKQSKNKNENGVDLAILTDGLRAEREQGITIDVAYRYFSTPKRKFIIADAPGHIQYTRNMITGASNSKLIVILIDARQGVIEQTRRHSIIASLLKMKNVVVAINKMDLVDYSEEVFNDIKAQYELVAKKLKLENVNYFPISAFNGDNIVSRSEKTDWYQGSTLLDFLENVEINENQENENPRFQVQYVIRPQTDELHDYRGYAGEMISGIYQKGDEITVLPQNIQTKISKIETGGKEVDFVFTNQPAVIHIEDDIDISRGDFLVKTNQQPKVENELEAVVCWLDKKELNEGNKYFIQHKSKTLKAIIKEIEYKIDVNTLEQTPITESIKLNEVVKVRLKTASPLVFDSFEDSKSTGNAILIDETSNSTVGAVMIL from the coding sequence GTGGACATATTAAGATTTATAACAGCAGGAAGTGTAGATGACGGCAAAAGCACGCTGATCGGAAGACTTCTATACGACAGCAAAAATATATTGATCGACCAACTTGAAGCATTGGAAAAACAATCAAAAAATAAAAACGAAAATGGAGTAGACCTTGCAATCTTGACAGACGGTTTGAGAGCCGAAAGAGAACAAGGAATTACCATTGATGTGGCGTACCGATATTTTTCGACTCCAAAAAGGAAATTCATTATTGCCGATGCACCGGGACATATTCAGTACACCAGAAATATGATTACGGGAGCTTCAAACTCTAAGTTGATCGTCATTTTGATTGATGCAAGACAAGGGGTAATTGAGCAAACCAGAAGACATTCCATCATCGCTTCATTATTAAAAATGAAGAATGTAGTGGTTGCGATTAATAAAATGGATTTGGTAGATTATTCCGAAGAAGTTTTCAATGATATTAAAGCTCAATACGAATTGGTTGCTAAAAAACTGAAGCTGGAAAACGTCAATTATTTTCCGATTTCGGCTTTTAACGGCGATAATATTGTTTCAAGATCTGAGAAAACGGATTGGTATCAAGGTTCTACGCTTTTAGATTTCTTAGAAAATGTAGAAATTAATGAAAACCAAGAAAATGAAAATCCAAGATTTCAGGTACAGTATGTTATTCGTCCGCAAACTGATGAACTGCATGATTACAGAGGTTATGCAGGTGAAATGATTTCAGGAATTTATCAGAAAGGAGATGAAATTACGGTACTTCCACAAAATATTCAGACCAAAATTTCAAAAATTGAAACCGGAGGAAAAGAAGTAGATTTTGTATTTACCAATCAGCCTGCCGTAATTCATATTGAAGATGATATCGACATCAGTCGTGGTGATTTTTTGGTGAAAACCAATCAGCAGCCGAAAGTTGAAAATGAATTGGAAGCTGTAGTTTGCTGGCTCGACAAAAAAGAACTGAATGAAGGAAATAAGTATTTCATTCAGCATAAAAGCAAGACTCTGAAAGCGATTATCAAAGAAATTGAATATAAAATTGATGTTAATACTTTAGAGCAAACTCCAATTACTGAAAGTATAAAGCTAAATGAAGTGGTAAAAGTAAGATTGAAAACGGCTTCGCCTTTGGTTTTTGACAGTTTTGAAGACAGCAAATCAACCGGAAATGCGATTCTTATTGATGAGACAAGCAATTCTACCGTTGGAGCGGTAATGATTTTATAA
- a CDS encoding heme/hemin ABC transporter substrate-binding protein: protein MKKFILAASVLMAIYSCKKEVQKPTENGNELVAEAPKSNNKIVTLNGGITEIVAALGHEKEIVATDVTSTYPESLKKSSENLGHVRSITIEPIMAVSPTLILGSDKDINPELMGKIKASGIKTETFKQEYTVEGTKKLIADVAKAIGNTDYQKLNDKIDADLKQIQPIAKKPKVLFIYARGNMMMVAGKNTPMAALINLAGGENAVNDFEDFKPLTPEAVVKANPDVLFFFSSGLQSSGGNEGALKMPGVSQTNAGKNKKIIAMDGGLVSGFGPRLGEAAVSLNKLLVESTK, encoded by the coding sequence ATGAAAAAATTCATCCTTGCCGCTTCTGTTCTTATGGCAATATATTCTTGCAAAAAAGAAGTACAAAAGCCTACAGAAAACGGAAATGAACTTGTTGCAGAAGCTCCAAAATCAAACAATAAAATTGTAACTTTAAACGGTGGAATTACTGAAATTGTTGCCGCTTTAGGTCACGAAAAAGAAATTGTAGCAACAGATGTTACCAGTACATATCCTGAATCTTTAAAGAAATCTTCAGAAAATTTAGGTCATGTAAGATCAATTACGATTGAGCCAATCATGGCGGTTTCGCCTACATTGATTTTAGGATCAGATAAAGATATCAACCCAGAATTGATGGGTAAAATAAAAGCTTCAGGAATTAAAACTGAAACTTTCAAGCAGGAGTATACAGTAGAAGGAACTAAAAAATTAATTGCTGATGTTGCAAAAGCAATAGGAAACACAGATTATCAGAAATTAAATGATAAAATTGATGCCGATTTAAAACAAATTCAGCCAATTGCTAAAAAACCAAAAGTATTATTCATCTACGCAAGAGGAAATATGATGATGGTTGCTGGTAAAAATACACCAATGGCGGCCTTAATTAATTTGGCAGGAGGAGAAAATGCTGTGAATGATTTTGAAGATTTCAAACCTTTAACTCCGGAAGCGGTGGTAAAAGCAAATCCTGATGTATTGTTCTTCTTTTCAAGCGGATTACAGAGTTCAGGTGGAAACGAGGGTGCTTTAAAAATGCCGGGTGTTTCTCAAACCAATGCGGGTAAAAACAAAAAAATTATCGCAATGGATGGTGGTTTAGTTTCAGGTTTCGGTCCTAGACTAGGTGAGGCTGCAGTTTCATTAAATAAACTTTTAGTTGAAAGCACAAAGTAA
- a CDS encoding sulfite exporter TauE/SafE family protein, giving the protein MVISQKIQFRLNVLFITVAVLAIIFLSLYSLGYLDELEIILAKDNYIFYWMLLVGVFAEVVAGSMGMGYGVICTTTLLFLGIPPHAVSASIHSAESFTTAAGSISHIKLKNVSKSLVKKLAIPAIIGAIIGAISLTYLGEYYSKITKTVISFYTLYLGIQILSNAFKPKQNKALKKKTNLTRLGIIGGFIDSFAGGGWGPLVTGTLIKNAFTPRFAVGSSTVAKFILTVTAAVTFFLTLGIQHWNIILGLLIGGIITAPFSAMLTAKLPVKNMFIIIGTLVIVMSSITIYKSVF; this is encoded by the coding sequence ATGGTAATTTCACAAAAAATTCAGTTCAGGCTCAATGTACTTTTTATTACGGTTGCAGTTTTGGCAATCATATTTCTGTCACTGTACAGTTTAGGATATTTAGATGAACTTGAAATTATTCTTGCCAAAGACAACTATATATTTTATTGGATGCTTTTGGTAGGAGTTTTTGCTGAAGTTGTCGCCGGATCAATGGGAATGGGGTATGGTGTGATTTGTACAACAACACTTTTATTTCTTGGAATTCCTCCACATGCAGTGAGTGCAAGTATTCATTCTGCCGAAAGTTTTACAACAGCGGCCGGAAGTATCAGTCACATTAAACTAAAAAATGTAAGCAAAAGTCTGGTAAAAAAACTCGCTATTCCTGCAATTATCGGAGCAATTATCGGAGCCATTTCTCTGACTTATCTGGGTGAATATTATTCGAAAATTACAAAAACGGTGATTTCTTTCTACACTTTGTATCTTGGAATTCAAATCTTATCAAATGCTTTTAAACCTAAACAGAATAAAGCTTTAAAGAAAAAAACAAACCTTACCCGATTGGGAATTATCGGTGGTTTTATCGATTCTTTCGCTGGTGGAGGATGGGGACCTTTGGTGACGGGAACATTAATTAAGAATGCTTTTACACCTAGATTTGCAGTGGGAAGTTCTACGGTTGCAAAATTTATTCTGACGGTAACTGCTGCAGTGACTTTCTTTTTAACCTTAGGAATTCAACACTGGAATATTATTTTAGGTCTTTTAATTGGTGGAATTATTACTGCGCCATTTTCTGCAATGCTCACCGCAAAACTTCCTGTAAAAAATATGTTTATCATCATCGGAACTTTGGTGATTGTAATGAGCTCGATCACGATCTACAAATCTGTTTTTTAG
- the cysD gene encoding sulfate adenylyltransferase subunit CysD: MSDYKLNYLEQLEAESIYIMREIAAQFEKPALLFSGGKDSITLVHLAKKAFAPMKIPFPFVHIDTGHNFPEALQFRDYFAESLGAELIVRKVEDTIKAKNLTEPKGKFASRNWLQTHTLLDTIEEFQFDACIGGARRDEEKARAKERFFSVRDEFGQWDPKLQRPELWNIYNGRINKGENVRVFPISNWTELDVWNYIKKENIQLPSIYFAHNRDVIEYDGQLITVSDFIQIDENDQIQNKKVRYRTVGDMTCTAAVESSAETLDQVVNEITASRISERGETRIDDKVTEAAMEDRKKGGYF, translated from the coding sequence ATGAGTGACTACAAACTAAATTATCTCGAACAATTGGAAGCTGAAAGCATTTACATCATGCGTGAAATTGCTGCTCAGTTTGAAAAACCTGCTTTGCTTTTCAGTGGCGGAAAAGATTCAATTACATTGGTTCATCTGGCGAAAAAGGCTTTTGCTCCGATGAAAATTCCTTTTCCTTTCGTACATATCGATACGGGACACAATTTTCCGGAAGCATTGCAATTCAGAGATTATTTTGCTGAAAGCCTTGGTGCAGAATTGATTGTCAGAAAAGTAGAAGACACGATCAAAGCTAAAAATTTAACCGAACCAAAAGGAAAATTTGCTTCCAGAAACTGGTTACAAACCCATACTTTATTAGATACGATTGAAGAATTTCAATTTGATGCCTGTATTGGCGGAGCGAGAAGAGATGAGGAAAAAGCAAGAGCAAAGGAGAGATTTTTCTCTGTCCGTGATGAATTCGGACAATGGGATCCGAAATTACAGCGTCCTGAATTGTGGAATATCTACAATGGAAGAATCAACAAAGGCGAAAATGTAAGAGTTTTCCCGATTTCAAACTGGACGGAACTTGATGTCTGGAATTATATCAAAAAAGAAAATATTCAGCTTCCATCAATTTATTTTGCGCACAATCGTGATGTGATTGAATATGACGGACAATTAATTACCGTTTCAGATTTTATTCAAATCGATGAAAATGATCAGATTCAAAATAAAAAAGTACGTTACAGAACGGTTGGAGATATGACCTGTACTGCTGCAGTGGAAAGTTCAGCTGAAACTTTGGATCAGGTTGTGAATGAAATTACCGCTTCCCGAATTTCCGAACGTGGTGAAACCAGAATTGACGATAAAGTGACCGAAGCCGCAATGGAAGACAGAAAAAAAGGAGGATACTTTTAG
- a CDS encoding FecCD family ABC transporter permease, translated as MKAQSKLYFYMILSTILLVFIAVWSLNTGVYDFGDRSAFEVLWKVIVGESDLSLSDKYIVWDVRASRIVMTIIIGSMLSVSGTSLQGLFRNPLATGDLIGLTAGATLMAAITIVLGGHFREYLPEAVQFSLVGIAAFIGSLLAMLLVYKISTSGGKTNVVMMLLSGVAISAIGFSITGFLIYISKDEQLRDLTFWNMGSLAAATWTKNIILAVILIISYTILLPKGKALNAMMLGEKDAQHLGINVERLKKQIVIIVSLMVGSCVAFSGTIGFVGLIVPYILRLLFKSNYSFILPLSAIFGSVLLLTADTVSRSVVEPSELPIGILTAMMGAPIFIAILLKFKKSV; from the coding sequence TTGAAAGCACAAAGTAAATTATACTTTTACATGATATTAAGTACCATACTGCTCGTTTTTATAGCAGTATGGTCTTTGAATACAGGGGTTTATGATTTCGGTGATAGATCTGCGTTTGAAGTTTTATGGAAAGTAATTGTAGGAGAGTCTGACTTGTCTTTAAGTGATAAATATATTGTTTGGGATGTGAGAGCATCTAGAATCGTGATGACAATCATTATCGGAAGTATGCTTTCGGTTTCAGGAACCAGTTTGCAGGGGTTATTCAGGAATCCTTTAGCAACCGGAGATTTAATAGGATTGACGGCAGGAGCTACATTAATGGCGGCAATTACAATTGTTTTAGGAGGGCATTTCAGAGAATATCTTCCTGAGGCAGTACAATTTTCCCTTGTCGGGATTGCGGCTTTTATAGGTTCTCTTCTTGCAATGTTGCTGGTTTACAAGATCTCTACAAGCGGAGGGAAAACCAATGTGGTCATGATGCTTTTATCGGGCGTTGCCATTTCTGCAATCGGTTTTTCTATCACAGGGTTTCTGATTTATATTTCAAAAGATGAGCAATTGCGAGATCTAACCTTCTGGAATATGGGAAGTTTAGCCGCAGCAACGTGGACGAAGAATATTATTTTAGCGGTGATCTTGATTATTTCTTACACTATTCTTCTCCCTAAAGGAAAGGCTTTAAATGCGATGATGTTAGGGGAAAAAGACGCACAGCATTTAGGAATTAATGTAGAAAGATTAAAAAAACAAATTGTTATCATCGTTTCATTAATGGTGGGAAGTTGTGTGGCTTTTTCCGGAACAATTGGTTTTGTAGGATTAATTGTACCTTATATTTTAAGGCTTTTATTCAAATCTAATTACAGTTTTATCTTGCCATTATCTGCCATTTTTGGTAGTGTTTTATTACTTACAGCAGATACAGTGAGCAGGAGTGTAGTAGAACCATCAGAATTGCCCATCGGAATTTTAACGGCAATGATGGGAGCACCTATTTTCATTGCTATTTTGTTGAAATTTAAAAAGTCAGTATAA
- a CDS encoding TonB-dependent receptor plug domain-containing protein, translating into MKKKVFSVVSLSAIFLINAQEKDSLNQKKIEEVVITGQYMQQSINKSIYKVEVIDAQQIKNMAVTNVAEVLNQSLNVLIVPDRNSGNSTASLMGLGGEYTKILIDNIPVVGDIGLGNNIDLTKLNVNNIERIELVRGSMGVDYGSNAVAGVINIITKKNSHKKLNLSASLQEETVGKEYDWYKKGEGRHIQNLNVGYNINENWYVGANINHNDFQGFRGDREGYKYFSETNDGKRGYDWQPKDVLNVDGIIKYSKNKTSIFYKFGYLNEKLNFYNPILNELYLGEGNRTYVATDRDYLTTRYLNQLNVQTKLGAINYTGDFSYQTQDRKFRDFDYDVPNRKAAEKNEYKSYNKADVIYSRGVFSNFLNNDKIDFQLGYELDHTSGFAGNAAGVFQGANDVKRKIFNYANFMTVEWNANSWLSVRPGYRLALSDKFDTQHNYSVTARAKITDNDNIRLVVGSANRFPNFDELYTYMVDSNHDIQGNPDLKPEEGMTVSLNGEKKISTSSGWNLRVGTSGTYLNLKNRIELALINQSPLQYKYINIDKFESYLVEANFRAQKNNFVVGANASYYGISRVLRAGGATSPDEFFYTLEANLSANYTIPKINTILSLYYKYTGKTQIPVLVSDLTSSYFVIGERKDFSMMNFIVSQPFYNNHFELSLGVKNIFDVSSVRDTTVSGTAHNAADSAANLFYGRSYFARLNYNF; encoded by the coding sequence ATGAAGAAGAAGGTGTTTTCAGTGGTGTCGTTATCTGCAATTTTTTTGATAAATGCACAGGAAAAAGATTCTCTAAATCAGAAAAAAATAGAAGAAGTTGTTATTACGGGACAATATATGCAGCAATCAATCAACAAATCAATTTATAAAGTTGAGGTGATCGATGCGCAGCAAATTAAAAATATGGCTGTGACGAATGTTGCGGAAGTTCTTAATCAAAGTTTAAATGTTCTAATTGTACCAGATCGTAATTCTGGAAATTCTACAGCAAGTCTAATGGGATTGGGCGGTGAATACACTAAAATTCTAATTGACAATATTCCGGTTGTTGGTGATATCGGTTTAGGAAATAATATTGATTTAACTAAACTTAATGTAAATAATATCGAAAGAATTGAGCTCGTAAGAGGTTCAATGGGAGTTGATTACGGTTCTAATGCTGTCGCAGGTGTTATCAATATTATTACTAAGAAAAATAGCCATAAAAAACTAAATTTATCAGCTTCATTACAGGAAGAAACCGTAGGAAAAGAGTACGATTGGTATAAGAAAGGTGAAGGGAGACATATTCAGAATTTAAACGTAGGTTATAACATCAATGAAAACTGGTATGTAGGAGCAAATATAAATCATAATGATTTTCAGGGCTTTAGAGGAGATCGTGAAGGTTATAAATATTTTAGCGAAACCAATGACGGAAAAAGAGGGTATGATTGGCAACCTAAAGATGTATTGAATGTTGATGGAATTATAAAATATAGCAAAAATAAAACATCAATCTTTTATAAGTTTGGTTATCTAAACGAAAAATTAAACTTCTATAATCCTATTCTTAATGAACTTTATTTGGGAGAAGGAAATAGGACTTATGTTGCTACAGACAGAGATTATCTTACCACGAGATACCTTAATCAGCTGAATGTACAAACAAAATTGGGAGCAATAAATTATACCGGAGATTTTTCTTATCAAACACAAGACAGAAAATTTAGAGACTTCGATTATGATGTTCCAAACAGAAAGGCTGCAGAAAAAAATGAATATAAATCTTACAATAAAGCAGATGTTATTTATTCTAGAGGAGTTTTTAGTAATTTCTTAAACAATGACAAAATTGATTTCCAGTTAGGATACGAACTCGATCATACTTCAGGTTTTGCGGGAAATGCGGCGGGAGTTTTTCAAGGAGCGAATGACGTAAAGAGAAAAATTTTCAATTATGCTAATTTCATGACGGTAGAATGGAATGCCAATAGTTGGTTATCTGTTCGTCCGGGATATCGTTTAGCTTTAAGTGATAAATTTGATACTCAACACAATTACTCTGTTACTGCAAGAGCAAAAATTACCGACAATGATAATATAAGATTGGTTGTAGGTAGCGCAAACAGATTCCCAAATTTTGATGAACTTTATACCTATATGGTTGATAGTAATCACGATATACAGGGTAACCCAGATCTTAAACCTGAAGAAGGAATGACAGTTTCATTAAATGGAGAAAAGAAAATAAGCACAAGTTCTGGCTGGAATCTAAGAGTCGGCACAAGTGGTACTTATCTTAATCTGAAAAATAGAATTGAATTAGCTCTTATTAATCAATCGCCATTACAATATAAATATATCAACATTGATAAATTTGAATCCTACTTGGTAGAAGCAAATTTCAGAGCTCAGAAAAATAATTTTGTTGTCGGTGCAAATGCTTCTTACTATGGTATTTCCAGAGTATTAAGAGCAGGTGGAGCTACTTCACCAGACGAATTCTTCTATACTTTGGAAGCTAATCTATCTGCAAATTATACCATTCCAAAAATCAATACTATTTTATCTTTATACTATAAGTATACAGGAAAAACTCAGATTCCTGTTTTAGTTTCAGATCTTACATCATCTTATTTTGTAATTGGCGAAAGAAAAGATTTCAGCATGATGAATTTTATAGTGTCTCAACCATTCTATAATAATCATTTTGAACTGAGTCTAGGAGTAAAAAATATTTTTGATGTTTCATCAGTAAGAGATACTACAGTAAGCGGAACAGCTCATAATGCAGCCGATTCTGCAGCTAATCTTTTCTATGGCAGAAGTTATTTCGCCAGATTAAATTATAATTTTTAA
- a CDS encoding heme ABC transporter ATP-binding protein: MIKAQQISYKHKEFHILNDVDVSLGFGEFLAIVGPNGAGKSSLLSVLANEVKTNHQILFKDKNIRDWKVAELSKHKAKFSQHNSNDIPLEVKDVVMMGRYPYFDAQPKKEDHEAMNKMMYETDVYHLKDREYNTLSGGEKQRVHLSRVLAQLDNEITQKLVFLDEPLNNLDIKHQYKALEIIKNFTKHENSAVVVLHDLNLAAQYADKILLMKSGQVAAYGTPEEVFTAENISEAYNFPCTICDHPITKNPMIIFG; encoded by the coding sequence ATGATAAAAGCTCAGCAAATCAGTTATAAACATAAAGAATTTCATATTCTAAATGATGTGGATGTTTCTTTAGGCTTTGGCGAATTTTTAGCGATCGTTGGTCCCAACGGAGCGGGGAAATCAAGTCTACTGAGTGTTTTGGCAAATGAAGTGAAAACCAATCATCAGATTTTATTTAAAGATAAAAACATCAGAGACTGGAAAGTTGCCGAACTTTCAAAACATAAGGCTAAATTTTCTCAGCACAACTCCAACGATATTCCTTTGGAAGTAAAAGATGTCGTGATGATGGGACGTTACCCGTATTTTGATGCTCAACCCAAAAAGGAAGATCATGAAGCGATGAACAAAATGATGTATGAAACCGATGTTTATCATTTGAAAGACAGAGAATACAATACTTTGTCGGGTGGAGAAAAACAAAGGGTGCATTTATCGAGAGTTTTAGCTCAATTGGATAATGAGATCACTCAAAAACTGGTTTTTTTGGATGAGCCTCTGAATAATTTAGATATAAAACATCAGTATAAAGCTTTAGAGATCATTAAAAATTTCACAAAGCATGAAAATTCTGCAGTGGTTGTGTTGCACGATTTAAATTTGGCCGCTCAGTACGCAGATAAAATTTTATTGATGAAATCAGGACAGGTTGCAGCATACGGTACGCCGGAAGAAGTTTTTACGGCTGAAAATATCAGCGAAGCTTACAATTTTCCATGTACTATTTGCGATCATCCGATTACTAAAAACCCAATGATCATTTTCGGATAA
- a CDS encoding HmuY family protein, with protein sequence MKKILFGLLIGASFISQSCINDNEDPVPVSKTDGNVVDANVGGAAQPNQVWIDLGTDTKTYTKRTDWDLALYSGNEFKVVLNSSIMMAAGKIAGATNIDLVTEASVSTLKDQVQVANFNPANVEYIDDVNGDFPSGATAIEEIKANDSENAVYLVNLGKDIFKGVTAIGSITTGGDNRGWMKVQIVRSGTGYKIKYAELNKAEHKEITVTKNTAYNFNFVSLKDNKELFIQPEKKKWDLCFTVFTNTITGAGSYIYGDFVTTNNVGGAGAYEVVIPSPASGVEAYTNFKISDIDPAKFIYNNQRVIGANWRNPVGTNGLEVYGDRFYVIKDPDGNYFKLRFTRLTKATTDHNGQAGERGFAQFEYKPLY encoded by the coding sequence ATGAAAAAAATACTATTTGGATTATTAATAGGAGCTTCTTTTATTTCTCAGTCTTGTATTAATGATAACGAAGATCCTGTTCCGGTTTCAAAAACCGATGGTAATGTGGTAGACGCTAACGTTGGAGGTGCTGCACAGCCAAATCAGGTGTGGATAGATTTGGGAACTGATACTAAAACTTATACAAAAAGGACCGATTGGGATTTAGCTCTATATTCAGGAAATGAATTTAAAGTAGTTTTAAATTCATCAATCATGATGGCAGCGGGAAAAATTGCTGGTGCTACCAATATAGATTTAGTTACCGAAGCAAGTGTATCTACTTTGAAAGATCAGGTACAGGTAGCAAACTTCAATCCTGCAAACGTTGAATATATTGACGATGTTAACGGAGATTTTCCTTCAGGAGCCACTGCAATTGAAGAAATCAAAGCCAATGATTCTGAAAATGCTGTTTATCTTGTAAACTTAGGAAAAGATATCTTTAAAGGAGTGACAGCTATTGGTTCAATTACAACCGGAGGTGATAATCGTGGCTGGATGAAAGTACAGATTGTAAGATCAGGAACAGGCTATAAGATAAAATATGCCGAACTTAATAAAGCGGAACATAAAGAAATTACTGTTACAAAAAATACAGCTTACAACTTCAACTTTGTAAGTCTGAAAGATAATAAAGAGCTTTTCATTCAGCCCGAAAAAAAGAAATGGGATTTGTGTTTTACTGTATTTACCAATACAATTACAGGAGCAGGAAGTTATATTTACGGAGACTTTGTAACCACTAATAATGTGGGTGGAGCGGGAGCATATGAGGTTGTAATTCCTTCGCCGGCTTCAGGAGTTGAAGCGTATACAAATTTCAAAATTTCAGATATTGATCCAGCTAAATTCATCTATAATAATCAACGAGTAATTGGAGCAAACTGGAGAAATCCTGTAGGAACCAATGGTCTTGAAGTATATGGTGATCGTTTTTATGTAATTAAAGATCCCGATGGAAATTATTTTAAATTGAGATTCACAAGACTTACAAAAGCTACCACAGATCACAACGGTCAGGCTGGTGAAAGAGGTTTTGCTCAGTTCGAATATAAACCATTGTATTAA
- a CDS encoding putative quinol monooxygenase: protein MNLHIVALFRFKENNLMEAVELFQTLVRETRKEDGCLQYDLIEDKDNKGIFFLIELWESVEHHNQHNGADHLLDFRKNASKILEETAQVYKGFKIY, encoded by the coding sequence ATGAATTTACATATCGTTGCTCTTTTCAGATTTAAAGAAAATAATTTGATGGAAGCTGTAGAATTATTTCAGACCTTGGTGAGAGAAACCAGAAAAGAAGATGGATGCCTGCAATATGACCTAATTGAAGATAAAGATAATAAAGGTATTTTTTTTCTGATTGAATTATGGGAAAGTGTAGAGCATCATAACCAACACAACGGAGCAGATCACCTGTTGGATTTCAGAAAAAACGCATCTAAAATACTGGAAGAAACAGCACAGGTTTATAAAGGTTTTAAGATTTATTAA
- a CDS encoding T9SS type A sorting domain-containing protein produces MKTKLFLASLFAISVQQTVLAQTDANGYTTVNMTMGGAYANRVFFDLSANSTVSQVGDNWDIAFYRNNAMDKGVRINDAKTVTVYQASGIPSEFDSVNPSQLSTWGAPLYNPDQTTRLQDGAFDTATKATAGPWNYGWGTYNVGTHVVNGEVTFVLDYGSNNYIKFFITSFASGYTFKYAIWNGTSWGATQTKTIANGTDDAYFNYFSFTTGEKVPNLEPAKANWDIMFTRYYTDYVYPGGSMMYKMSGVLQSPTISVAKIQPETQETPSATLPATTAFSSNISAIGHSWKPTSGVYTDVVYYIKQGSDYYRLYFISNGGTNNGNMYFKYKNITSTLGITEVSKKASFGIYPNPTTADKKVTVLFDVKEKDNNKGNVEVYDLTGKRVYNAELSNQAGFYKQDLNLSHLASGNYLVKITYGGKTETKKLIVK; encoded by the coding sequence ATGAAAACAAAACTATTTTTGGCATCACTTTTTGCTATATCAGTTCAGCAAACTGTATTGGCTCAAACAGATGCAAACGGATACACTACAGTAAATATGACAATGGGTGGAGCATATGCTAATCGAGTATTTTTTGATCTTTCCGCAAACAGTACTGTTTCGCAGGTAGGAGATAATTGGGATATTGCTTTTTATAGAAATAATGCAATGGATAAAGGTGTCAGAATAAATGACGCTAAAACTGTTACAGTTTATCAGGCTTCAGGTATTCCATCAGAATTTGATTCTGTAAATCCATCACAACTATCAACTTGGGGGGCTCCTTTATACAATCCTGATCAAACAACTCGTTTACAAGATGGGGCTTTCGATACCGCTACAAAAGCTACCGCTGGACCTTGGAATTATGGATGGGGAACTTATAATGTGGGGACACATGTTGTAAACGGAGAAGTAACGTTTGTTTTAGACTACGGTAGCAATAACTATATTAAATTTTTTATTACCTCATTTGCTAGCGGTTATACATTTAAATATGCTATATGGAATGGTACTTCTTGGGGAGCTACTCAAACCAAAACAATTGCTAATGGAACGGATGATGCTTATTTCAATTACTTTTCTTTCACCACAGGAGAAAAAGTTCCGAACTTAGAACCGGCAAAAGCAAATTGGGATATCATGTTTACGAGATATTATACTGACTATGTTTATCCAGGAGGATCTATGATGTATAAAATGTCGGGTGTATTACAAAGTCCTACAATTAGCGTAGCGAAGATACAGCCGGAAACTCAGGAGACCCCTTCAGCAACTTTACCTGCTACAACTGCATTTTCAAGTAATATCTCAGCAATTGGTCATTCATGGAAACCAACAAGCGGTGTCTATACAGATGTAGTATATTACATTAAACAAGGTTCAGACTATTATAGATTGTACTTCATTTCAAATGGTGGTACCAATAATGGAAATATGTACTTCAAATACAAAAATATCACTTCAACTTTAGGTATTACAGAAGTTAGCAAAAAAGCTTCTTTCGGTATTTATCCAAACCCTACAACGGCTGACAAAAAAGTAACGGTTTTATTTGATGTAAAAGAAAAAGATAACAACAAAGGAAACGTTGAAGTTTATGATCTTACCGGTAAAAGAGTTTACAATGCAGAACTAAGCAATCAAGCTGGTTTCTACAAGCAAGATCTTAATTTATCTCATCTTGCATCCGGAAATTACCTCGTAAAAATTACTTACGGTGGAAAAACGGAAACAAAAAAACTTATTGTAAAATAA